The sequence below is a genomic window from Macadamia integrifolia cultivar HAES 741 chromosome 1, SCU_Mint_v3, whole genome shotgun sequence.
TTTTGCAGTGATGATGAACTTAAGCCTTGCTTACGTAATAAACCCTTTTTACCTTTATAAATAAGAAGCTGTGCTGTTCGGCCGTAACGCAGAGACTCAAAGTTCAGAGGATCAAAGAGAAAAGATTGTGAAGAGCagatttaagagagagagacagagacagataGTGAGTGAGGAATGGAGAGAGGAggtaatgactcaaacaaggaAGAGTGGTTTTACTACGGCGCGTGCATGAAGAACCACGCGGTTGCTTTGGGCGGAACTACCCTGGACGGTTGCGGCGAGTTCTCGCCAAAAGACGATACACCAGACTCACTATTTTGCTCGGTATGCGGCTGCCACCGGAATTTTCACAAGCAAACTCTGTTCCTCTACTCCCCAGATCGGATAGAAGAGCGGCCACCATCACCACCGGCTCCACCGGCACCGGTGCGGCCAGAGGTGCCTCCAGTAGTGCAGGTTCCGTCGGAGGAAGTAGAGAGAGGACAGAAGCAGCAGCAGGATCAGACGATGGTAGCAACATCAACAGTGGTGGCTTTTCCGGCACAGAATGCGATGGCGGAAGTGGCGGAGCCGGTGGTGAAGAAAAGGCCGAGGACGATCTTTACAGAGGATCAGAAAACGAAGATGAGTGCTTACGCTAATGATCTTGGGTGGAATATGGTCCGAGAAAGGAGTAGCGAGACCGATCGCTTCTGTTATGAGATTGGGGTGTCAAGGCAGTCATTTAGGGTTTGGATGCACAATCACAAGAACAGCTCTATTTCTGGACCAGCTGATGATGCTGGCAGCAGGAATTGATGTTACTTCAtaagatttatttcttttttatgtgaGTTGTCTGAATTCATAAACTATGTAAAGAGTCAATTCTATAGTGTTTGTTCTGTTTTGATCTGTTTTAATGTGTCTAGGAAGGGAGAATCATGGAGGGGAAGAGTAAACCCTTCTTAGGATTGTCAAGCTTAGGaattccctttatttatttatttatttattattttagtgTTTAATTTTCTCTACTTGAATCAAGAATTCAGGGTAGTGTTGTGTTTCATTTGgtatttgctctctctctctctcatattattaaatttttttaatgtataataCAAGGTTGATAACGGCAAAATGAATTTGCGAATTAGGTTTCATATTTCCTTATACTCGACTTAAGTGATGAGACGGAAATAAGGATATCTGATTCATACCGAGATAACTGGATGTTCTAACAATATAACAAAGAGATAGAGATCCACcaaatttcttgtttttcagTCCCAACTATATGTTTTATCTATATTCATTCTAGTCACCAATTCATATTAGATTTTCATCTTATGGAATTaagagaataataaaaaattacctTATTTTGCTTTTATCCCAGAAATAACTCTCATCAATCCGTCGAGTCAAAACCCAGTTTCCACCCTTAAACCAGCTATGGTTGCTAGTTTCATTCCTTATCAAATTAAAGGCTATTGGAGGCGGAGAGAAACTTACCATTTAAATTCCAGAGTCTATGAATTGGGGTCCTCTATCGTGCGCTATACCATGTAACGAAAATTCAAGAGTTAGAAGCCCTTAAATACGCAGCTCAAGATGTAGATGTGCAGTCCAATGTGCTCCCAACTCTTGTATCTGCACTACACAATGTAACAGCTCTACAAATGATCAACACGTTAGAGTCTTTGATAGACAAGTGGGTATAATGCACATAAAGGATCCACTATTCAAATTTGATTAACTGGACAGATTAACCATTGCTTATCTGTCGAGCTCTATCAAAGGACAACGGTTAAGAGCTTAATTGCATGCCATATAACACTtgttatttttggcaaaaaaaaattatttaaggaaATACATGTACTGTTTTGTTCCTTTTCTGGTGCATTGTATTATCACTCCATTAATTTCATcattatttcttaattttatttaagaATAAGTAGTAAGAAAAATTGTAGGTAGgataagaaaataatagaatatgCAAGTCATTACATCTTGCATTTGcccatttttaattttattaccATTGGAGTGTTGGTCATTAACTAAGCCACTTCAACTATGACTCATGTCCAGTTGCAAGGTAAATAAAAGGGAAgttaaattaaatcaaaattactctacttggaaaagaaatatagataaaaaaaaattaaattaaataaaaataataatttttacaATTATAACATAGAATTCTAAATCATACTAAATTCGATTATTGAATTTTAGGAAAAGATTTCCCACAAAGTGGGGGAAGAATCTCACACCACACCAAAACCCAAGGGAGTGGGATAGGGTTCGGATGAAGAAATGTTGGAGTTGCAGGGCTGGACAAAGCAGTGTGAAGATGTGGTGGGGCTGAGCTGCTTGAGTAATAGCAATCTTGTGAGTAACGGGGTGTCGAATtgttggaagaagaaaaagaggcgTTAGATTTTGACCCTCTCAATTGTGCTAATTCTTCAGCACATATTGGACAGCTAGGAGACACTTAAAATGTACGCCCCGATGTTACTAGCTGTACATATTGAATGACTGAGAGACACTTGGAATGCCCCGATGCTGCCAGCCGTATCGAATTTGATTTCTGTTTTACCTTATAAAAGGGAAGCATAAAACTGAGactaaaaatcaattaaaaaaatggcTAAACAAAAGCTTGCTGTTAGATTTAGCATGAGCAGTAAATATTACTCCAATACACGTGGGCCTACTAAAACTTGCCATGTACGTGATGGGGCGAGGCCATCAAATTTTATCCTCTTTAGTCTACAACCATAGGCCATACAACGATGTGGGAATATGCCTTCGAAGATGGTTGAAAAAGTCCAATAAAGGATGAAGACAGTTTACTAGGTTAAGATAGAAGGTGAGTTTGTAGTGGCAAATTTGACATATAGCCTTCCTTTAAGGGTGAGGTATGTCAATCTATATCCAATGGTTAAGCAACCACATGGATTACCACTATTATACTAACCTATCTTTGGACGGTGGTATCTGGCTCGACCATGCTGATCGACAATATGAAGTCCGACCATGATATATCCTGAAGGTATGAGAAAGGATCAACGATAATGTGGCTCAGCACAAGTCATTTTGTCTTAACCATCCAAACTTGCTATGCTCGGTGTACCTACATCTTAATTGGACGTCTTGCCCCACGTGATAAGGAGCAGCCACGCCATCGTAGAATAAAAATGTCCATAACAGCCTCTGAACTTAACCATACCCACTTAACTCAACCTTACATAGGTTAGACAATTATTTAACTAACAATGGCTGAGTTAACTGTTATGAAATTAACCATTGTCAAGTTAACGGTTATAAGATCAGCCAActcagcaaaagataggaatgggCTCACCAATGGGCATGAGTCCACATCGACCATAAAGGGGACAACTCAGCCGATAAAAAGAACCACCAACGCTTATATAGATGACATTTAGCAAATTTGAAAGGTAAAACCCTCAACGTACTGAACAGTTTACATAATGTTTTCTCTTTTGAGCTAAGGCTTGACTTAGGCATTAAAGTCTCTTTCCCCAAGCTCCTTCCAGGCTAGTTTCTAATCTGTATTGTGCAGGACCGTGCAGAACGGAATCATGCTTCAACACACATCATTCCTCATTTTCCTACACAAGCGAGCGAAAGAGAATCAATAGGCCCCACTTGATTCGAGCTCATAATGGTAGGTCTGACTAAGCCCAATCAGGAAAACCCGAAACTGGGTTGCCTGTTTGTTAAATATGTCGGGCTTAAAGTTCAGATCAAATTCTATTCAGTCGTTTTTTTGGTGCACACGTCCTATATGATCATCTGGTCAATTACGATCCTGACATTTTAAACTCTGCTTAAAGCCCATTTAGAACCTCTTTACTCAGCCCAATAAActtaaaattcatttaaaaactCTTTTACTAAACCGGATatgtttaaagcccatttagagCTTTAAAGCTAAATGGCTCAGTACCCCCTTCAGGCCTATTTATCGCAATAATTGGTAGTCACATTAAAAACCATCAAACTTATAAAATTGTCCATGCCTGCTAAGGGTGTCGAATCGGAATCGAAAGCGAAAACCAAATTTAGTTCCAGATCAAAAACCTTGAACCGaatccaacccattataatataattaaatcttcGATCTGAAATAGGTATTTATAATTCGGTTCTATTCGGATATGGATTTATACCAAGAACCGGTGAATCTAACTAAAAATGGACCGAATAACTTaatgtcattttttcttttttaactaaaaacttgacgtaacttatatggaaacccgacataattaatcacctaaatgataaatcgTCTTATAAAGTTACTAATATAGTCCAACTGcaaaaccctcttttttttttttcgctttagGACTCATGAACCGTGAGTTAAATGATTTACTTAACTGTAACTCTTCAAGTTTGAAGTATtatgttcttcctcttctcacgATTAGCATAGCAGTGACTCTTTGTCTTAGACAAATTTGCAGTGGCTGATAGTgtcccttcttccttttctcacgATTTTTCGATGGTCATTCGATCGATTCTTCTCAACAACATTACAGTAGGACGGTTTTCCATTTCCTACAATGTTGCACTTGTTTGATTTTCAATCTTCAATAGCAGTGTAGTTTTTTGTATGAGTTTTCTTGTCTTTCTGATATATATGTGTTTTTTCTTAAAATGGAACTTGaaaattattgttgtttatcTATAGATATAATGTTGGGACTCATCCAATCTTCCACATTGCAGATAATTGAGCGTTTGAGACAAATCTTAATGAGTTGTTGAGTTAGGGACCTTTGCCATTGATTATTACTTGTTCCTGAATAGGAACCGGAATCGGATCAGAACCAAATAGGTTGGGTACAGGTATCAATTTTTAGAATCGAGACGGGACTTGGTCCTGTTCTAGATCACACTAACAATCCTTGGAACGGAAACTGAAACCAGACCAAATACCTGGTTCCAGacggattgacacccttaatgcCTGCCATATGCAGGTTCCAACTACGGAAGTACATAATCGGGCAACCATAGTGCAAGGGGGAAAAGAATAGTGAGGCACGGTTAGGCCGGACTGGTTGACACCCCTGCTGCATCATAGTGAGTCCACAGCATAGTTTGAAGAATCGGATAGGATTGGTCAGAATCGGTTGGATCAGATCAATATGGGGCTTTGATTGATCTGATTCTTGACGATACCGTATCAATGGATTGACAAAGATGAAGGGTTAAATGGTCAAAAAGTAGCTTTAAACGTAAAAACAAGGATATTTCTGTCCAATGTGTAGTGGTCTTTACTGATCCCATTTCCGACACTGAGTTCTCAACCCATGATCCATAGAGTTTCCTTCAACTCATTTTGGACGGTCCTTGGTCATGATTCACATCCGACGGTCACTTTTAAAATCGAATTTTGAAGAGCCTCGGTTAAAGCCGCTAAATACATAGCCgttgaaaaccccaaaatagtATTGGAATCCGCGAACTCTCTTCAACTCTGTATCTTCTTAAGCACTCGCTCAGCATCGACGTCGAGCCTCTGGCGCTCTGTTGCCTCTGATTTCGTCATTCCAACCATGGGAAGACTTGGAGCATCGTGTGACTACGAAAGTCTCCGAAATGTCCGAATCTCAGAGAACCAGGTAAAGATTTCTCAATAAATCCAATCTggactctttttctttcttataatcACAGAGATTGTTAAGATTTTCTCTAACCATTTGGTTATGAACAGGCTCGATTGGCATCTTTAGGACTAGAAAAAACAGTCTCTGAACTTCGATCCATCGCTTCCCCTGCAAAACCTGAGAAGACGACTCCTGTTAGAAAATACTGCAAGAGAATCTTCGTATCCACATCTCTACGGCGTTCTGATCGATTAAAGGGAATATCTGGAGACATATGCAAATCCAATTCTTTGCGATATTCTGAACGATTAAGAGAAAAATCTGGTATTTCTGTACAATCTCCAAAGGGTTACTTTCCAAGCCCAAGCTCGTATTCATTATTTGAACCCCTTAAAGTTTAAGAATTTGTCCATTTACGTTTATTTTACCGATGTTTCACCTGAAGTATTTAGTGCTTCAAAGCTGAATCGACGGATTCTTAGttatggagaaggagaagaggaagcaaAGAGACCAGCAAATGCTCCTCTGCTAGATTTCGACACTACAAAGCTGCGACCCTCTCCAGAAGTTCTATCTCGGCGTTGCGATAGCAAGGACAGGGGCAGTGTCTATGACCCCATTTTTGGGATTTGCTGCCATTTCTGCAGGTTCTTCCACCTTTTCCCTCTGTGATGCTCTTTTCAACAATGTTCCTTTTCAATATCTTATTTGCCAGGTTTACTATCACCCAAATTATATATCTGTGCTGAATCAAATCTCTAATCTAGAAGAAACTAATGTTAAAGGATGACTTCCCCTCtccccacctccacctcctgGATGGTTTATTGATGATTATGATGAATGGCTAGCTGAGATAGTGAATGCCCACTTTATATTTGTAGAAGTACTAACTTGTTCACTGATTGTAGACATCTTGGGTGTTCTGATTTCAGAGACAATGATTTAGTACTTATTGATATACTGCAATATATCTAAGCAGGCAGAAGAAACTATGTGGAGAAGAAGACTGCAAGCGTTGCGGAGATCTTGATATGGATGAGCAATGCTTAGGTTTGTCAGGATATAGCTCCTTGATATACATCCTAGATTTAGTTGAATACTCCTTTTAACATTTCAAGTATTTGCCTACCAGGGAAGACTGATTGCTCTGCGTGTCATTCTACTAATGGTGTTCTTTGTCGAGGTTGTCTGAAGGTTAGGTATGGTGAAGGTAAGCCTATGTGAAATAACCAAAAGAATGATGAGTAGAAGAACCAATTTGTGTTAGTTCATGATAACAAATGGGTTGCCTTCACATTAATGTATTTCTGATCAGTATCTTCTGAATCAATTTTCTTATAATCTGTGTTAGAAATGGAGGAGGTGAGAGAGAACAAGGAGTGGATGTGCCCACATTGCATAGAGGAGAAAGGCATAAACCCATATTGGATATGCAATAGGTAACACTTTCATCATTCACTATTTGTTTTCTGCAGAACCCGTTTAGGAACTCGGATTCGGAACTAACTTCAATGGAACACCATTTTGTGTTTCGGTTGTGCTGTGGACAGTTCATTgtgtttgaagaagagaaagatggtACCCACTGGTATTGCCATTTTCAGAGGTTAGGAGAGAGTACTAATCATATATCAGTATTTCCTTCTCTTATTGATTTGTATCTAATGATCTTGCATCTTCTTGTTCACTAATGAATCATGGTTGTTTCTTGATTTTGAATGGGATAAAGCTCGGGAGGCAGGTTACAAATCAGTAGCACATTTGCTCATGGACAAGCTTCAAAATGCAGCTAAGCGCAGAAAATGATGATAATTTCGTATGTAATGAATGAGTTACTCTTTGTGAGAGATTACAGCTGATTTAGAAAACAATGTACCAGGAAGGGGATTGCTTAACTTCACCTGATGCATAACTGATTACAAGAAATTGTTGTTCAATTTACTTTCGTACTCTGCATTTGAACCATGCTCTTACTTCACAGTTGCAGTTATCTATGTGCTCAATCTGATGCCTATACTTTCATCTATTATTTATAAGAAGCCTAAGATGGCCTGCACTAGTAGTCCGGATCAGATCCATGGATTAGTAAACGGTCCAGTGCCATGGATTAGTAAATGGGTGTCCGATTGGGATGATCGAGATTGGACTAGTTAACACCCCTACCTCATAGAACTGCAGTTTcttttcacccatggtgaagaagTAATCTCATCAACCATGGAATCTGACCCTCTGAT
It includes:
- the LOC122081090 gene encoding zinc-finger homeodomain protein 1-like, which gives rise to MERGGNDSNKEEWFYYGACMKNHAVALGGTTLDGCGEFSPKDDTPDSLFCSVCGCHRNFHKQTLFLYSPDRIEERPPSPPAPPAPVRPEVPPVVQVPSEEVERGQKQQQDQTMVATSTVVAFPAQNAMAEVAEPVVKKRPRTIFTEDQKTKMSAYANDLGWNMVRERSSETDRFCYEIGVSRQSFRVWMHNHKNSSISGPADDAGSRN
- the LOC122090006 gene encoding cell division cycle-associated 7-like protein isoform X2 — encoded protein: MGRLGASCDYESLRNVRISENQARLASLGLEKTVSELRSIASPAKPEKTTPVRKYCKRIFVSTSLRRSDRLKGISGDICKSNSLRYSERLREKSVFSASKLNRRILSYGEGEEEAKRPANAPLLDFDTTKLRPSPEVLSRRCDSKDRGSVYDPIFGICCHFCRQKKLCGEEDCKRCGDLDMDEQCLGKTDCSACHSTNGVLCRGCLKVRYGEEMEEVRENKEWMCPHCIEEKGINPYWICNSSLCLKKRKMVPTGIAIFRAREAGYKSVAHLLMDKLQNAAKRRK
- the LOC122090006 gene encoding cell division cycle-associated 7-like protein isoform X1, which translates into the protein MGRLGASCDYESLRNVRISENQARLASLGLEKTVSELRSIASPAKPEKTTPVRKYCKRIFVSTSLRRSDRLKGISGDICKSNSLRYSERLREKSGISVQSPKVFSASKLNRRILSYGEGEEEAKRPANAPLLDFDTTKLRPSPEVLSRRCDSKDRGSVYDPIFGICCHFCRQKKLCGEEDCKRCGDLDMDEQCLGKTDCSACHSTNGVLCRGCLKVRYGEEMEEVRENKEWMCPHCIEEKGINPYWICNSSLCLKKRKMVPTGIAIFRAREAGYKSVAHLLMDKLQNAAKRRK